The Nitrosopumilus cobalaminigenes genome contains a region encoding:
- a CDS encoding superoxide dismutase, which translates to MGKYTLPEMPYAYDALEPHIDARTMEIHHTKHHQTYTDKLNAALETCPAEIQDKDILDILSDIKSVPEDKRGAINFNGGGYDNHRLFWNNMKANGGGEPGGSIADAINDSFGSFSDFKEKFSSTTAVIQGSGWGWLVYNPSTSKVEYKSMPNQTSPRTEGLVPLLGCDVWEHAYYLNYQNKRPVYIEAWWNVVNWDEVESRFSKAK; encoded by the coding sequence ATGGGAAAATACACTCTTCCTGAAATGCCATATGCTTATGATGCATTAGAACCTCACATTGACGCAAGAACAATGGAGATTCATCACACAAAGCATCATCAAACATACACTGACAAACTAAATGCAGCTCTTGAAACTTGTCCAGCTGAAATTCAAGACAAAGATATTCTTGATATCTTGTCTGATATCAAATCAGTACCAGAAGACAAAAGAGGCGCAATTAATTTCAACGGTGGTGGTTATGATAACCATAGGCTATTCTGGAATAACATGAAAGCAAACGGAGGCGGTGAACCAGGCGGATCAATTGCTGATGCAATCAACGATTCATTTGGGAGCTTCTCTGACTTTAAAGAGAAATTTTCATCTACTACAGCTGTAATTCAAGGCAGTGGTTGGGGATGGTTAGTATACAATCCTTCTACATCAAAGGTTGAATACAAATCAATGCCAAATCAAACTAGTCCAAGAACTGAAGGATTAGTTCCATTGTTAGGCTGTGATGTGTGGGAACATGCATACTATCTCAACTATCAAAACAAAAGACCAGTCTACATTGAAGCCTGGTGGAATGTTGTAAATTGGGATGAAGTAGAATCTAGATTCTCTAAAGCCAAATAA
- the pfdA gene encoding prefoldin subunit alpha, whose translation MSEEQAEQLMQQMQMLETYFSDLSQRESTFVNILREATASIESIKSLGKNPESETLVPIGMGTYVPTKISSTSKIVMNIGAGVAVEKDFPSAINYLEARIKEIEIALQDTAAKKQDAASRLEQGKAQMNQMMQAMQQPPQPPTSG comes from the coding sequence ATGAGCGAAGAACAGGCAGAACAACTAATGCAACAAATGCAAATGCTTGAAACGTATTTTTCTGATTTGTCCCAAAGGGAATCAACTTTTGTAAATATTTTAAGAGAAGCAACTGCTTCAATCGAATCTATAAAGTCTCTTGGAAAAAATCCTGAATCTGAAACTCTAGTCCCAATTGGAATGGGCACATACGTTCCTACAAAAATTTCATCAACTTCAAAGATTGTGATGAATATCGGTGCAGGAGTTGCAGTTGAAAAAGATTTCCCTTCTGCAATTAATTATCTTGAAGCAAGAATAAAAGAAATTGAAATTGCATTACAAGATACTGCTGCGAAAAAACAAGATGCAGCTTCTAGGTTAGAGCAAGGAAAAGCACAGATGAATCAAATGATGCAGGCTATGCAACAACCACCACAACCTCCAACTTCAGGATAG